One genomic segment of Polyodon spathula isolate WHYD16114869_AA chromosome 35, ASM1765450v1, whole genome shotgun sequence includes these proteins:
- the LOC121303885 gene encoding mRNA decay activator protein ZFP36L1-like, translated as MPSDFLTPFMELDDKFCKNFLTMDLTGGVMPGVTQKKTRGFHRRHSTCSVTLPNCKFNRGSVDQLSEQSAWTLQPQDSQQWSREVQQQLPRSCLNQIPFRVDRSVSMIESQVSNFGGPPQVVPPPLAPPPGLGNSTSPLSPSKSPTSPAPAPMSSRYKTELCRTFDESGTCKYGTKCQFAHGMDEVRGLSRHPKYKTEPCRTFHTIGFCPYGARCHFIHNADEQRPATATDAQQAKERPQLRQSISFAGFSTRSTSGFQNLIEPLTFSRASSVSPPPSTGSPESLSPIFPEPRPLKHSFPFYGEVVNEQPAAPHFYAVTDSNCAQCAYGTGQNGLQPPTTHDHHRTAFTFPGLPLLQRSASADSLSDQEDYTSSSSLSGSESPSFEGRRLPIFSRISVSD; from the exons ATGCCATCCGACTTTCTCACCCCGTTTATGGAGTTGGACGATAAATTCTGCAAG AACTTTCTCACCATGGATTTGACAGGTGGCGTTATGCCGGGCGTGACGCAAAAGAAGACACGAGGATTCCACCGCAGACATTCGACTTGCTCCGTCACCCTGCCCAACTGCAAATTCAACAGAGGCAGCGTGGACCAGCTCAGCGAGCAATCCGCTTGGACTTTGCAGCCGCAGGACAGTCAACAGTGGAGCCGGGAGGTACAGCAGCAACTTCCTCGGTCCTGCCTCAATCAAATCCCGTTCAGGGTGGACCGCTCGGTCAGCATGATCGAAAGCCAGGTCAGCAACTTTGGTGGTCCTCCTCAGGTCGTTCCCCCTCCTCTGGCACCCCCTCCCGGCTTGGGAAACAGCACCAGTCCCTTGTCCCCTTCCAAGTCGCCCACTTCTCCTGCACCTGCCCCCATGTCTTCGCGATACAAAACTGAGCTGTGCCGTACCTTCGACGAGAGTGGCACTTGCAAATACGGAACCAAGTGCCAGTTCGCACATGGCATGGACGAGGTTCGGGGTCTCTCTAGGCACCCCAAGTACAAAACCGAGCCCTGCCGTACCTTCCACACCATCGGTTTCTGTCCCTATGGCGCCCGCTGCCACTTTATCCATAACGCAGACGAGCAGCGCCCAGCCACAGCCACCGACGCGCAGCAGGCTAAAGAACGCCCCCAGCTCCGCCAGAGTATAAGCTTCGCCGGTTTCTCAACCCGGTCCACCTCCGGCTTCCAAAATCTCATTGAGCCTCTAACCTTCTCGAGAGCTTCATCCGTGTCTCCTCCACCTTCCACTGGCAGCCCCGAGTCACTCTCCCCCATCTTTCCCGAACCCAGACCTCTCAAGCACAGCTTCCCTTTCTATGGAGAAGTCGTCAACGAACAGCCTGCAGCCCCACACTTTTACGCGGTCACTGACTCCAACTGCGCACAGTGTGCCTACGGCACTGGCCAAAACGGGCTTCAGCCGCCCACAACCCACGACCACCATAGGACTGCCTTTACTTTCCCGGGGCTTCCTCTGCTTCAGAGAAGCGCCTCGGCGGACTCTCTCTCGGACCAGGAAGACTACACCAGCTCAAGCAGCCTCAGTGGCTCCGAGTCCCCGAGTTTCGAAGGCAGGCGGCTCCCCATATTCAGCAGGATCTCCGTGTCAGACTAA